One Tolypothrix bouteillei VB521301 DNA window includes the following coding sequences:
- a CDS encoding endonuclease MutS2: MIQSETLELLEWSRLCQHLSTFAATKLGVIAARHLTIPESQAQSEQLLAQTKEVYELESRLNAGLSFDGIQDIGDSLERAELQGILAGDELLAIATTLAGSRNLRRVIDNHPDLLILNELVADLRTYPELEQEIHRCIDERGQVADRASQKLDEIRISLRQLRGQIIQKLQNIIQAKSSAVQEQVITQRGDRFVIPVKAPQKDAIPGIVHDTSSSGATLYVEPNSVVPLGNQLRQLLRREQVEEEAIRRNLTQQVAAVKPDLEKLLAIATTLDLAVAKSRYSFWLKANPPRFIDFQEKESITLRRLHHPLLVWQHQHEQGHPVIPVDLLIQPQIRVVTITGPNTGGKTVTLKTLGLAALMAKVGLFVPAREPVEIPWFEQILADIGDEQSLQQNLSTFSGHIRRISRVLEALDEDTGDKEDKGDTEDAEESSLTPSLPHSPSPNSLVLLDEVGAGTDPAEGSALAIALLQYLADNALLTIATTHFGELKALKYQDERFENASVEFDESTLSPTYRLLWGIPGRSNALAIARRLGLKQEVVERAKTQLGGATDEVNQVIAGLEAQRRRQETKAAQAQDLLQQAERLYKEVSDKARNLEEREQALRVSQEVAVKEAIAQARSEIAQVIRRLQQGKPTAQDAQQATNVLSEIAEKYTSPPPPKPKVGFIPKVGDRIRIPKLGQTAEVLTAPNPDGELTVRFGIMKMTVKLEDLESLNGQKAEPVSKPKPAPAPAPAPQPAPAIRTSKNTVDIRGRRVPDAEIILDKAISEASGPLWIIHGHGTGKLRQGVHAFLQQHPQVSRYEAAEQADGGTGVTVAYIG; encoded by the coding sequence TTGATTCAATCTGAAACGTTAGAACTACTCGAATGGTCTCGCCTCTGCCAGCATTTGTCTACCTTCGCAGCGACAAAGTTGGGAGTTATTGCTGCACGTCATTTAACAATTCCTGAGTCTCAAGCCCAAAGCGAACAGTTATTAGCTCAAACTAAAGAAGTCTACGAACTGGAAAGCCGTTTGAATGCAGGGCTTTCATTTGATGGAATTCAAGATATTGGCGATTCTCTAGAACGCGCTGAACTGCAAGGAATTTTGGCAGGGGACGAACTACTGGCTATTGCCACAACTTTAGCAGGCTCCAGAAATTTACGTCGTGTTATCGACAACCATCCAGATTTGTTGATACTTAACGAACTTGTAGCCGATTTACGAACTTACCCAGAATTAGAACAAGAAATTCACCGATGTATTGATGAAAGAGGACAGGTTGCTGACCGAGCTAGCCAAAAACTTGATGAAATTCGTATTTCCTTAAGGCAATTACGCGGTCAGATTATCCAAAAGCTGCAAAATATTATTCAAGCAAAATCAAGTGCGGTTCAGGAACAGGTGATTACACAAAGGGGCGATCGCTTTGTGATCCCTGTAAAAGCACCCCAGAAAGATGCCATACCAGGAATAGTTCACGATACCTCAAGCAGTGGCGCAACATTGTACGTAGAACCAAATTCTGTAGTGCCACTAGGCAACCAACTGCGACAATTACTGAGAAGAGAACAAGTAGAAGAAGAAGCGATTCGCCGCAATCTAACTCAACAGGTAGCAGCAGTCAAACCAGACTTAGAAAAGCTTTTGGCGATCGCCACCACCTTAGACCTCGCTGTTGCCAAATCGCGCTATAGTTTCTGGCTCAAAGCCAATCCTCCCCGCTTTATCGATTTCCAGGAAAAAGAAAGCATTACTTTGCGGCGGTTACACCATCCACTTCTAGTTTGGCAGCACCAACACGAACAGGGCCATCCTGTCATTCCAGTTGATTTGTTAATTCAGCCGCAAATTCGGGTAGTTACTATCACAGGACCAAATACAGGTGGTAAAACAGTCACCCTAAAAACTCTGGGCTTGGCTGCATTGATGGCAAAAGTCGGTTTGTTTGTACCTGCTCGCGAACCAGTAGAAATACCTTGGTTTGAACAGATACTGGCAGATATTGGAGACGAACAATCGCTGCAACAAAACTTATCTACTTTTTCAGGGCATATCCGCCGTATTAGTAGGGTTTTAGAAGCGTTGGATGAGGACACGGGGGATAAGGAAGACAAGGGAGACACGGAAGACGCGGAGGAATCCTCCCTCACTCCCTCACTCCCTCACTCTCCTTCTCCCAATTCCCTAGTCTTATTAGATGAAGTAGGTGCGGGAACAGACCCAGCAGAAGGAAGTGCTTTAGCGATCGCGTTGCTACAATATTTGGCTGACAATGCACTGCTAACGATCGCCACCACTCACTTTGGGGAACTCAAAGCGCTGAAATACCAAGATGAACGGTTTGAAAATGCTTCTGTAGAATTCGACGAAAGTACGCTTTCACCAACTTACCGCCTTCTTTGGGGTATACCGGGACGTTCTAATGCTTTGGCGATCGCCCGTCGCTTGGGATTAAAACAAGAAGTTGTGGAACGAGCAAAAACACAACTTGGGGGCGCAACCGACGAAGTTAACCAAGTTATTGCTGGCTTGGAAGCACAACGCCGCCGTCAGGAAACTAAAGCCGCTCAAGCACAAGATTTGTTACAACAAGCAGAACGTTTGTACAAAGAAGTCTCTGACAAAGCAAGGAATCTAGAGGAAAGAGAACAAGCATTGCGTGTTTCACAAGAGGTAGCAGTTAAAGAAGCCATTGCTCAAGCAAGAAGTGAAATTGCTCAAGTCATTCGCCGCTTGCAACAAGGAAAGCCTACAGCGCAAGATGCCCAGCAAGCAACAAATGTATTGAGTGAAATTGCTGAGAAATACACAAGCCCACCACCACCAAAACCCAAAGTAGGATTTATTCCTAAAGTAGGCGATCGCATCCGCATACCTAAGTTAGGGCAAACAGCAGAAGTATTAACCGCTCCCAATCCTGACGGGGAGTTAACAGTTCGCTTTGGGATCATGAAGATGACGGTGAAATTGGAAGACCTAGAATCCCTCAACGGTCAAAAAGCCGAACCAGTCTCTAAACCCAAACCAGCACCAGCACCAGCACCAGCCCCGCAACCAGCCCCAGCCATTCGTACATCTAAAAATACAGTCGATATACGCGGACGCAGGGTTCCTGATGCGGAAATTATTTTAGACAAAGCCATTTCAGAAGCTAGCGGACCGCTCTGGATTATTCACGGACATGGTACGGGTAAGTTGCGACAGGGAGTTCATGCCTTTTTGCAACAGCACCCACAAGTTAGCCGTTATGAGGCTGCAGAGCAAGCTGATGGAGGCACTGGGGTAACAGTAGCTTATATTGGTTAG
- a CDS encoding DUF3038 domain-containing protein gives MLKVMHTAANSPTPNSQWEDLIKIGAPNSVHWDNIKTQLDLVLLALETLTGIGSEAMLQAAVQLDLESRVPDRVALWRLRQSNPLRKGQGGRKKLDVEEARALVLIICYLAKQHQELIRRAVGLLEQMAENNREPHQAALLGDYIDAFCNTYQERMEEDETISTDELTHLALKLLIDVLFYSSPGGHRRLWLALIDRSTKF, from the coding sequence ATGCTGAAAGTTATGCACACTGCCGCCAATTCACCCACCCCAAATTCGCAGTGGGAGGATTTAATCAAAATTGGTGCCCCGAACTCAGTTCACTGGGATAATATCAAAACCCAGCTGGATTTGGTGCTGTTGGCGCTAGAAACATTAACTGGCATTGGCTCAGAGGCAATGCTACAAGCGGCAGTTCAATTGGATTTAGAGTCAAGAGTACCAGACCGAGTGGCGTTGTGGCGACTGAGACAGTCAAATCCACTGCGTAAAGGTCAAGGAGGGCGAAAAAAACTAGACGTAGAAGAAGCTAGAGCACTTGTTTTGATTATTTGTTACTTAGCAAAACAGCACCAAGAGTTGATCCGCCGTGCTGTTGGGCTATTAGAACAAATGGCGGAAAACAATCGCGAACCACATCAGGCTGCTTTACTGGGAGATTACATCGATGCTTTCTGCAACACCTACCAAGAACGGATGGAGGAAGACGAAACAATCTCCACAGATGAACTTACCCACCTGGCTTTAAAACTTCTTATAGATGTACTTTTTTATAGTAGTCCCGGTGGGCATCGCCGTCTCTGGCTTGCACTCATCGACCGTTCCACAAAATTTTAG
- a CDS encoding GuaB3 family IMP dehydrogenase-related protein, whose product MDIQIGRGKVARRAYGIDEIALVPGRRTLDPSLADTSWSIGNIKREIPIIASAMDGVVDVRMAVRLSQLGALGVLNLEGIQTRYADPEPILDRIASVGKEEFVPLMQELYAEPIKPELIEQRIKEIKEQGGIAAVSATPAGASKYGSVVAQAGADLFFVQATVVSTAHLSPDSIVPLDLAKFCQEMPIPVILGNCVTYDVTLNLMKAGAAAVLVGIGPGAACTSRGVLGVGIPQATAVADCAAARDDYYQETGKYVPVIADGGLITGGDICKCIACGADGVMIGSPFARAAEAPGRGYHWGMATPSPVLPRGTRIKVGTTGSLEQILRGPAQLDDGTHNLLGALKTSMGTLGAKNIKEMQQVDVVIAPSLLTEGKVYQKAQQLGMGK is encoded by the coding sequence GTGGACATTCAAATTGGGCGGGGAAAGGTAGCTCGCAGAGCCTACGGTATCGATGAAATTGCACTTGTTCCTGGTAGGAGAACACTCGATCCCAGTTTGGCAGACACAAGCTGGAGCATTGGCAATATTAAGCGAGAAATCCCGATTATTGCTAGTGCCATGGATGGCGTAGTGGATGTCCGCATGGCTGTGCGTTTGTCACAGCTAGGAGCATTGGGAGTCCTCAATTTGGAAGGCATCCAAACTCGCTACGCAGATCCAGAGCCAATTTTAGACCGCATTGCTTCGGTTGGTAAAGAGGAATTTGTTCCTTTAATGCAAGAATTGTATGCCGAACCCATTAAACCAGAACTTATAGAACAACGAATCAAGGAAATCAAAGAACAAGGGGGAATTGCCGCTGTAAGTGCTACACCTGCAGGGGCTAGCAAATACGGTTCTGTTGTTGCTCAAGCAGGAGCAGATCTCTTTTTTGTGCAAGCAACAGTTGTTTCAACTGCACACCTGTCTCCCGATTCAATTGTTCCGCTAGACTTGGCTAAATTCTGCCAGGAAATGCCAATACCTGTCATTTTGGGGAATTGTGTCACTTACGATGTTACCCTCAATTTGATGAAAGCAGGAGCCGCTGCTGTGCTGGTGGGAATTGGTCCTGGAGCTGCTTGTACTTCTCGCGGTGTTTTAGGTGTAGGTATTCCTCAAGCAACTGCAGTAGCAGACTGTGCGGCTGCGCGTGACGATTACTATCAAGAAACAGGCAAGTATGTACCTGTGATAGCTGATGGCGGTTTAATCACTGGTGGCGACATCTGTAAATGCATTGCCTGCGGTGCTGATGGAGTGATGATTGGATCTCCCTTCGCCAGAGCGGCTGAAGCTCCAGGGCGTGGATATCATTGGGGAATGGCAACACCCAGCCCAGTCCTCCCTCGCGGTACGCGCATTAAAGTCGGTACTACAGGTAGTTTAGAGCAGATTCTCCGAGGACCCGCACAATTGGATGATGGGACTCACAATCTTTTAGGGGCACTAAAGACTAGCATGGGTACCTTGGGAGCCAAAAATATTAAAGAAATGCAACAAGTCGATGTGGTCATTGCTCCTTCCCTGTTAACTGAAGGTAAGGTGTATCAGAAAGCCCAGCAACTGGGTATGGGTAAGTAG